One Echeneis naucrates chromosome 4, fEcheNa1.1, whole genome shotgun sequence genomic window, AGCATTGTTGCACTTATCTCCCCTGACACTATCATTTCAGTGATCACAGGTAATTATCCTAATGGTCTAAGTGTTATTCAGTGAAGGAGATCCTGTTAAGTTGAAGTCTCAGTGCACCCTGATGCTCCCACTAATGTAAAAGCTGATTCTAGGAATGGAATAACAACACTATTAACTTTCTACATGAAGGTGGCTGTCTAATATTCAGACTTTCAACCAATGTCAGTCTGAAAGTAGGAGTTTTGATAAATATGTCAGTCCTTTACCTTTGTGTAGGTATGGTGTAAAGAGTAAGCCCATGTACATCAATGTGGTGCGAGACCCCATAGAGCGGCTGGTGTCCTACTACTACTTTTTACGCTTTGGAGACGATTACAGACCGGGCCTTCGCAGAAGAAAACAGGGGGATAAGAAGGTCTTTATTTCCAACTTATCATTCTTACACATTCATCTTCTGTTTGATGAGCTTACAGTCTTTTCATTTGTCAGCGCACTCACTCATCACAagtgttgtattgtgttgtatttcagaccTTTGATGAGTGCGTGTCATCAGGTGGATCGGACTGTGCACCGGAGAAACTCTGGCTACAGATCCCCTTCTTTTGCGGCCACCACTCAGAGTGTTGGTGAGTGCACTGCACTTGCTTCACGATTACAGTAAATGCACATCAGGGTTTAAGAGTTATTTGTTACGTTGCCTCAGCACGGTGCCTGATCTGTGGAACATTATGTTGACATGCTGGTGCATGTACACGGTAGACACGTCTCTGTGAACACAGTAACTAGCAACTACATCTAGCAGAAACCTGATACTTACATTTCAGGCGGACTCCGATATGAAGTGAGTTATCCAATTCAATATTCTGTGCACATTTGCATATCCATGAAGGCAAAGTGTTTTCCTGGAAATTGCAAAGATTTCAGATTTACTCTACATGCAGTATGTAGTGTGCAAAGAGAAATGTAGGTCTAAAAAAGGCTCTTAAGAGGTCAATACATCAGACCCTCACAGGTACTCTATATGGGATATATATGAGATTatctgatttagatttttattgcaTTCATGTGCATATTAATGAGGTGAGAGTTGAGCTCATGGGGGGATATAAAGTGATCCAACTGcctcttgtttttattttattattggtGATTTGGGGTCAGTTAAATGTGAGCAAATTTTTTATCAAATCAAGTCCACTTCAACCGACTGACTGTGAACTACCATGAATGTAGAATCAAGATATATTTgtaactgttgatgttgtgCTTAATAATTATATTTGCATTATAAACTGCAGTTGCAACACTGttattgaataatttatttgcCTGAAGTATCTGACTCTAACAATGGACCATTTGACATCAGAAGTGCATGGCTAACAGACGTATCACAGAATTCTATCTGCACATACATAAGCCAAAAACACCAACCTGACTGAGCTCAGATGTGTatagtattttgtgtttttgctgctttgtgtgcAGGAATGCAGGCAGTAGATGGGCGCTGGAACAGGCCAAATACAACCTGGTGAATGAGTACCTGCTGGTTGGAGTCACTGAGGAACTGGAGGACTTCATTATGATCCTGGAAGCAGTACTGCCGCGCTTTTTTAAGGGAGCCACAGAGCTCTACAGGACAGGTACCAACACAGTGCAGATTATCTCTTAGTGCTCATTTTGCTTGCATGACAATCAGTGGTAACCCTGTGTCACCCAGACTGACAGGCTCATTAAACTGTCTCATATTACTGCAGGTAAGAAGTCCCATCTGCGAAAGACCACTGAGAAAAAGCCTCCCACCAAAGAGACAATTGCCAAGCTGCAACAGTCTGACATctggaaaattgaaaatgagttTTACGAGTTTGCACTCGAACAATTTCAGTTTGTCCGGGCTCACGCCGTCAGGGAAAAGGATGGAGAACTCTATGTCCTGGCCCAGAGCTTCTTCTATGAAAAGATCTACCCAAAGTGAGCATGAAAATGTAGCCAACAAAGGTATGACAaagactgacacacaaaaactccATTAGAAGTCGTTGACACTgggggacagacagacaaagtgatGCAGGTTAATGCTGGGTTTATTGGCCCTTTAATCCCACTTTTTCTGGGGTTATAATTTCCTCTGTTATAGTACAGGAAAGCTTTTTCAGATTTGTGCCGAGGAATGTGccgagtgttttttttattgctgcgCAGCTGGTGAGAAAAGCAAACTCGGACAAACTGAGAGTGACAAAGAACTTCTCCTGAAATACAAACTAACTGTGATACTTTTtttgggaagggggggggggttaaacatttttcaagcaTCAGTACTTGTTTACGTTATTCTTGCAGAAAGTGTGACCGTTAACAAAACACCGAACCAATGGTGAAATTGTACAGACTGTATTAACATGCAATGATATGTTTTTGGACCAAACCATAGCAACAGAAAATAGGTCGGACCGTTGCATCCCTCGGTGCGTGACAAGTCATTTTTTATCCCACTGAGATGTTCTCAATTTTAAGACATGTTGAACACATTGAATCACTATTTTATCATAGAGATAATGATGTTTATCTTTGATATACAtgattgctgctgtttttttagaACCACTTGAAACAGGAGAAAAGTACTAATCTACAGTACAGGATTAAACAGCTTTGACTTGGCCACAGGGTTATTTCCAGTAGAGAGGGACAAGATAAGAAGTTAAAGTAATAGTGCCTTTATTGCATTGTctaggacttttttttttttttcttttcatttttaaagtgatCCTACAATCATGTTCCACTCTTATTTAGATGTATGCTTATGACCTCCTTTCCCAGTTTTGTTCTGTGTTACACCCACCAcatgaacataaaaacaaattatatatatCTTGgctcattttattatttcatttttctgattGTCTCCATGTATTTTTGTCACGTTATGATAAGCAGAGATGAACTGGGAACATTGATGGTTTTGTATcacttcaaaacatttttaagtgtCCCACTCAATTATGCAAAAGGCAGGCTGCTCCATTTATTGTTGTAATCATTAAACCTGAAGAGACAGGTGTGAAAAAATGCTTCTTCGGATGTTCCCTTAACCATAAATTGGCCAAAAGTGCTGCTCTAACTGTAGGACCAAAGTACTATAATACCAGGTGGTATAATTTCCCTGAGTGCAGTTCAATAGCATCTTTTGTTGGCTCATATGACATGAGTCAAGCCTGGGCTGCTGCAGTGAAGACTTAGCCTTAAAGTATGTGCTCTATATGGTGAGCCACAGGGGTCCCTGAGACCAACCAGAGTTTGAAATCACTATTAAATATTTCATGCTTTGAGAAATCATATGATTACATAATTTCTCGGAAATGTTTCTTAAGATATTAAAATATCTAAAGATACTAAATATACATAGAtactaaaatattttgtgtatatatgGCAGGTTTACACGTCTCTGCATAACTATTTGAATAATTTGGTCAGTGAAATTTTTAATACGATACGATTTATCCAATAATTACAGCTTTGAATTCATAATTGGACaaagctaaatgctaatgtcaGCATGCTAACACTGTGGATACTAACATCATAATGTTTGGCAGATGTTTAAGACTCACTCCAAATATGTTTCAAACtaccaaaaaaacccaactcaaCAACAAACTTTTATATCAGCTGCAACAGCAGAGCACATCAAAATGATTAACCAAGAAACATTTATATATGTTATGTATAAATCCAAGGGTCCttgagtccttttttttttttttttttgcgactGCCATTTGTTCACTGTGTTTCTGGGATGAAAGTGTGCAATCATAGCATTAATGTTgcttttttcattcatat contains:
- the hs2st1b gene encoding heparan sulfate 2-O-sulfotransferase 1 — its product is MGLLRVMMPSKIQLLAVLAFGVAMVFIENQIQYLEESRAKLELAIARHEVAEVEQRHSEDIGRESSSLSEKDDMVVIYNRVPKTASTSFTNIAYDLCGKNLFHVLHINTTKNNPVMSLQDQVRFVKNVTSWKEMKPGFYHGHVAYLDFSKYGVKSKPMYINVVRDPIERLVSYYYFLRFGDDYRPGLRRRKQGDKKTFDECVSSGGSDCAPEKLWLQIPFFCGHHSECWNAGSRWALEQAKYNLVNEYLLVGVTEELEDFIMILEAVLPRFFKGATELYRTGKKSHLRKTTEKKPPTKETIAKLQQSDIWKIENEFYEFALEQFQFVRAHAVREKDGELYVLAQSFFYEKIYPK